A window of Pseudomonas monteilii contains these coding sequences:
- a CDS encoding acetyl-CoA carboxylase biotin carboxyl carrier protein subunit (composes the biotin carboxyl carrier protein subunit of the acetyl-CoA carboxylase complex, the enzyme that catalyzes the carboxylation of acetyl-CoA to malonyl-CoA, which in turn controls the rate of fatty acid metabolism), with protein MDIRKVKKLIELLEESGIDELEIKEGEESVRISRHSKTPAGQQYFAAPVAAPAPAAAPAPVAAAAPAAEAAAPALKGTVIRSPMVGTFYRKPSPTSPNFAEVGQTLKKGDTLCIVEAMKMMNHIEADIGGVIDAILVEDGQPVEFDQPLFTIV; from the coding sequence ATGGATATCCGTAAAGTCAAGAAACTGATCGAGCTGCTGGAAGAGTCTGGCATCGACGAGCTGGAGATCAAGGAAGGCGAAGAGTCCGTCCGTATCAGCCGTCACAGCAAGACCCCAGCCGGTCAGCAGTACTTTGCCGCCCCTGTCGCCGCACCGGCACCTGCCGCTGCGCCAGCCCCTGTCGCTGCCGCCGCCCCTGCTGCCGAAGCTGCAGCACCTGCCCTCAAAGGCACCGTGATCCGCTCGCCGATGGTCGGCACCTTCTACCGCAAGCCTTCGCCGACCTCGCCGAACTTCGCCGAAGTGGGCCAGACCCTGAAGAAGGGCGACACCCTGTGCATCGTCGAAGCCATGAAGATGATGAACCACATCGAAGCCGACATCGGCGGCGTCATCGACGCCATCCTGGTAGAAGACGGCCAGCCGGTTGAGTTCGACCAGCCGCTGTTCACCATCGTTTGA
- the prmA gene encoding ribosomal protein L11 methyltransferase (methylates ribosomal protein L11 at multiple amino acid positions; mutations of these genes in Escherichia coli or Thermus thermophilus has no apparent phenotype) produces MPWLQVRLAISPEQAETYEDALLEVGAVSVTFMDAEDQPIFEPDLNTTPLWSNTHLLALFEADTPPDSVFAHLRLLTDAELPEHQAEVIEDQDWERSWMDNFQPMRFGQRLWIVPSWHEAPDAQAVNLLLDPGLAFGTGTHPTTALCLEWLDAQALDGVQVLDFGCGSGILAIAALLLGAREAIGTDIDVQALEASRDNAGRNGIADARLSLFLPEQLPALQADVLVANILAGPLVSLAPQLSGLIRPGGLLALSGILAEQGQEVADAYAEAFDLDPIVVRDGWVRISGRRR; encoded by the coding sequence ATGCCCTGGCTGCAAGTACGCCTGGCCATCAGCCCGGAACAAGCCGAAACCTACGAAGATGCGCTGCTGGAAGTCGGCGCCGTCTCGGTCACCTTCATGGACGCCGAGGACCAGCCGATCTTCGAGCCAGACCTCAACACCACGCCGCTGTGGAGCAACACCCACCTGCTGGCGCTGTTCGAAGCCGATACCCCGCCCGACAGTGTGTTCGCGCACCTGCGCCTGCTGACCGATGCCGAGCTGCCCGAGCACCAGGCCGAGGTGATCGAAGACCAGGACTGGGAACGCAGCTGGATGGACAACTTCCAGCCCATGCGTTTTGGTCAGCGTCTGTGGATCGTGCCGAGCTGGCACGAGGCGCCGGATGCCCAGGCGGTGAACCTGCTGCTCGACCCCGGCCTGGCCTTCGGCACCGGCACGCACCCGACCACGGCGCTGTGCCTGGAGTGGCTCGACGCCCAGGCGCTGGACGGCGTCCAGGTCCTGGATTTCGGCTGTGGCTCGGGGATCCTGGCGATTGCCGCCCTGCTGCTCGGCGCCCGTGAAGCGATCGGCACCGACATCGACGTGCAGGCACTGGAGGCCTCGCGCGACAACGCCGGGCGCAACGGCATCGCCGACGCGCGCCTGAGCCTGTTCCTGCCCGAGCAACTGCCGGCGCTGCAAGCCGACGTGCTGGTGGCTAACATCCTGGCCGGCCCGCTGGTGTCGCTCGCGCCTCAGCTGTCCGGCCTGATCCGTCCGGGTGGCCTGCTGGCCCTCTCCGGCATCCTGGCCGAACAGGGCCAGGAAGTCGCCGACGCCTACGCCGAGGCCTTCGACCTGGACCCGATCGTCGTGCGCGACGGCTGGGTCCGGATCAGCGGCCGTCGTCGCTGA
- a CDS encoding tRNA dihydrouridine synthase DusB gives MSAVRIGPYTLRNNLILAPMAGVTDQPFRTLCQRLGAGMVVSEMVTSDLRLWNSRKSRLRRIHEGDPEPRSVQIAGGDAQMLAAAARANVESGAQIIDINMGCPAKKVCNKAAGSALLRDEALVTEILHAVVGAVDVPVTLKIRTGWDRDNKNGLNVAKIAEQAGIQALAVHGRTRADLYTGEAEYDTIAQIKQAVSIPVFANGDITSPVKARAVLEATGVDGLLIGRAAQGRPWIFREIEHYLRTGETLPAPGLDEVEYILLGHLAALHAFYGDVMGVRIARKHVSWYLATQPGGKEFRQRFNALEETQAQCANVREFFEERRQSLETTEGPGVAA, from the coding sequence ATGTCGGCGGTACGCATCGGCCCTTACACATTACGGAACAACCTGATCCTTGCGCCCATGGCCGGGGTCACGGACCAGCCTTTCCGTACGCTCTGCCAACGGCTGGGCGCTGGCATGGTGGTGTCGGAGATGGTCACCAGCGACCTGCGTCTCTGGAACAGCCGCAAGTCGCGCCTGCGTCGCATCCACGAGGGCGATCCCGAGCCTCGCTCGGTCCAGATCGCCGGTGGCGATGCCCAGATGCTGGCGGCTGCCGCGCGGGCCAATGTGGAGTCGGGGGCGCAGATCATCGACATCAACATGGGCTGCCCGGCGAAAAAAGTCTGCAACAAGGCGGCAGGCTCTGCTTTATTGAGAGATGAAGCGCTGGTCACCGAGATCCTGCACGCCGTGGTCGGCGCCGTGGACGTCCCGGTGACCCTGAAGATCCGCACCGGTTGGGACCGGGACAACAAGAACGGCCTGAACGTGGCGAAAATCGCCGAGCAGGCCGGTATCCAGGCCCTGGCGGTGCACGGCCGTACCCGTGCCGACCTGTACACCGGCGAAGCCGAGTACGACACCATCGCGCAGATCAAGCAGGCGGTGTCGATCCCGGTCTTCGCCAATGGCGACATCACCTCGCCGGTCAAGGCTCGCGCCGTGCTCGAGGCGACCGGGGTCGACGGTCTGCTGATCGGCCGTGCGGCGCAAGGTCGGCCGTGGATCTTCCGCGAGATCGAGCATTACCTGCGCACCGGCGAGACGCTGCCGGCGCCGGGGCTGGACGAGGTGGAATACATCCTGCTGGGGCACCTGGCCGCATTGCATGCTTTCTATGGGGATGTGATGGGTGTGCGCATCGCGCGCAAGCACGTGAGCTGGTACCTGGCGACACAACCGGGCGGAAAGGAGTTTCGCCAGCGATTCAATGCCTTGGAAGAGACACAAGCGCAGTGCGCCAACGTTCGCGAATTCTTCGAGGAACGTCGACAGAGCCTTGAGACAACGGAAGGACCAGGGGTGGCCGCATGA
- a CDS encoding 3-dehydroquinate dehydratase, with protein sequence MATFLVLHGPNLNLLGTREPTVYGATTLAQIDQGLVQQAHAAGHHLLHLQSNAEYELIERIHAARDEGVDFILINPAAFTHTSVALRDALLAVSIPFIEVHLSNVHKREPFRHHSYFSDVAVGVICGLGATGYRLALESAMEHLAARVQP encoded by the coding sequence ATGGCGACCTTCCTGGTGCTGCATGGCCCCAACCTGAATTTGCTCGGGACCCGTGAACCCACGGTCTACGGTGCCACTACCCTGGCGCAGATCGACCAGGGTCTCGTGCAACAGGCGCATGCCGCCGGCCATCATCTGCTGCACCTGCAGAGCAATGCCGAGTACGAACTCATCGAGCGCATCCATGCCGCGCGCGACGAGGGCGTCGACTTCATCCTGATCAATCCGGCTGCCTTCACCCACACCAGCGTCGCATTACGTGACGCGTTGCTGGCGGTGAGCATCCCATTCATCGAGGTGCACCTGTCGAACGTGCACAAACGCGAACCGTTCCGTCACCACTCCTACTTCTCCGACGTGGCAGTGGGCGTGATCTGCGGCCTCGGCGCCACCGGCTACCGCCTGGCGCTGGAGTCGGCGATGGAACACCTGGCTGCGCGCGTACAGCCCTGA
- a CDS encoding protein-disulfide reductase DsbD, with protein sequence MRRLFFLLLLSLALPVCAAGLLDNRPSATLGAASQSGADFLPVREAFALSRVDSDDPQTLKLRFVATEGYYLYRHRLQFKTEPADIALGTPRLPAGEAKHDEFFGDVEVYHGVLDVEIPRPADETRPFTLLVTYQGCADKGLCYPPETERLAIAGSAGATATPPGLPTEGWSWRSLALFFLAGLGLTFTPCVLPMLPILSGVVLRGQNGGVRGLSLSLAFVLPMAACFALLGALMGVFGAGLNLQARLQSAWVLVPFSLFFVVFALAMFGVFELRLPRRLSDRLDQIAHRTQGGSLLGAAVLGVLSSLLVSPCVSAPLAGALLYISASGDAIGGALKLFALGLGMGAPLVMIAAGGAAWLPRSGPWLGAVKNAIGVLLLGLAIGLLSRVLPGPLTLLAIGLLSAGVALFLGTLEFGSKTPVQRLAQLAGLGLLFYALACWYGALSGQSDPLRPLPTATSAASPAQAQAAAEAWQTVETPEALAAALAKAQAQGQPVVLDWYADWCISCKVIERDVLTDAAVKRGLQGFSLVRLDMTQSTAAQRALLDRYRLFGPPALLFFAANGSELTTDRVIGEINAAEFAAHVQTVRAAFGL encoded by the coding sequence ATGCGCCGCCTGTTCTTCCTGCTGCTCCTGTCGCTGGCCCTGCCTGTCTGTGCCGCCGGCCTGCTCGACAACCGCCCCAGCGCCACCTTGGGTGCCGCCTCCCAGAGCGGCGCGGACTTCCTCCCGGTGCGTGAGGCATTCGCCCTCAGCCGGGTCGACAGCGACGATCCGCAGACCCTCAAACTACGCTTCGTCGCCACCGAAGGGTATTACCTCTACCGTCACCGCCTGCAATTCAAGACCGAACCGGCGGACATCGCCCTGGGCACCCCTCGCCTGCCGGCAGGCGAAGCCAAGCATGACGAGTTCTTCGGCGACGTCGAGGTCTACCATGGCGTGCTGGACGTGGAGATCCCGCGCCCAGCAGACGAGACGCGTCCCTTCACCCTGCTGGTGACCTACCAGGGATGCGCCGACAAGGGGCTGTGCTACCCACCGGAAACCGAACGCCTGGCGATCGCCGGCAGCGCAGGCGCCACGGCCACGCCGCCTGGTCTACCGACCGAAGGCTGGAGCTGGCGCTCGCTGGCCCTGTTCTTCCTGGCGGGGCTCGGCCTGACCTTCACGCCCTGTGTCCTGCCGATGCTGCCGATCCTGTCGGGGGTGGTGCTGCGTGGTCAGAACGGCGGCGTGCGCGGCCTGAGCCTGTCGCTGGCGTTCGTGCTGCCGATGGCCGCCTGCTTCGCGCTGCTCGGCGCCCTGATGGGCGTGTTCGGCGCCGGTCTCAACCTGCAGGCGCGCTTGCAGTCGGCCTGGGTTCTGGTGCCCTTCTCGCTGTTCTTCGTGGTGTTCGCCCTGGCCATGTTCGGGGTCTTCGAACTGCGTCTGCCACGGCGCCTGAGCGACCGTCTGGACCAGATCGCCCACCGTACCCAAGGGGGATCGCTGCTCGGCGCGGCGGTGCTGGGGGTGCTCTCCAGCCTACTGGTGTCGCCTTGCGTCTCGGCGCCGCTGGCCGGTGCGCTGCTGTACATCAGCGCCAGTGGCGATGCCATCGGCGGTGCGCTCAAGCTCTTCGCCCTGGGCCTGGGCATGGGCGCTCCCCTGGTGATGATCGCCGCAGGTGGCGCGGCCTGGTTGCCGCGCAGCGGCCCGTGGCTGGGCGCGGTGAAGAACGCCATCGGTGTGCTGCTGCTGGGCTTGGCCATCGGCCTGCTCAGCCGCGTGCTGCCCGGCCCGCTGACCTTGCTCGCCATTGGCCTGCTGTCAGCCGGCGTGGCGCTGTTCCTCGGCACGCTGGAGTTCGGCAGCAAGACGCCTGTACAGCGTCTGGCGCAGCTGGCCGGCCTCGGCCTGCTCTTTTATGCGCTGGCCTGCTGGTACGGCGCCTTGAGCGGCCAGAGCGATCCACTGCGGCCTCTGCCCACGGCTACTTCGGCAGCCAGCCCTGCTCAAGCGCAGGCCGCCGCCGAGGCCTGGCAGACGGTCGAGACCCCCGAGGCCCTGGCGGCCGCACTCGCCAAGGCCCAGGCCCAGGGGCAACCGGTGGTGCTCGACTGGTACGCCGACTGGTGCATCAGCTGCAAGGTGATCGAACGCGACGTGCTGACCGACGCTGCCGTCAAACGTGGCTTGCAGGGCTTCAGCCTGGTGCGCCTGGACATGACCCAGAGCACCGCAGCGCAGCGGGCGTTGCTCGACCGCTATCGTCTGTTCGGCCCGCCTGCCTTGTTGTTCTTTGCAGCGAACGGCAGCGAACTGACCACCGATCGGGTCATTGGCGAGATCAACGCCGCCGAATTTGCTGCCCACGTGCAAACGGTACGTGCAGCGTTCGGCCTGTAA
- a CDS encoding Fis family transcriptional regulator, translating to MTMMTETLVSGTTPVSDNVNLKQHLNTPSEEGRTLRGSVEKALHNYFAHLEGATVTDVYNLVLSEVEAPLLESVMNYVKGNQTKASEMLGLNRGTLRKKLKQYDLL from the coding sequence ATGACGATGATGACCGAGACTTTAGTGAGTGGAACAACGCCCGTGAGCGACAACGTCAACCTCAAACAGCACCTGAACACGCCGAGCGAAGAGGGCCGGACCCTGCGCGGCAGCGTGGAAAAGGCGCTGCACAACTACTTCGCCCACCTCGAAGGCGCGACCGTCACGGACGTGTACAACCTGGTGCTCTCCGAAGTGGAGGCGCCGCTGCTCGAAAGCGTGATGAACTACGTCAAGGGCAATCAGACCAAGGCCAGCGAGATGCTCGGACTCAACCGGGGCACCTTGCGCAAGAAGCTCAAGCAGTACGATCTGCTGTAA
- a CDS encoding acetyl-CoA carboxylase biotin carboxylase subunit (an AccC homodimer forms the biotin carboxylase subunit of the acetyl CoA carboxylase, an enzyme that catalyzes the formation of malonyl-CoA, which in turn controls the rate of fatty acid metabolism) has product MLEKVLIANRGEIALRILRACKELGIKTVAVHSTADRELMHLGLADESVCIGPAPSKDSYLHIPAIIAAAEVTGATAIHPGYGFLAENADFAEQVEKSGFAFIGPKADTIRLMGDKVSAKDAMIKSGVPTVPGSDGPLPEDEDAALAIAREVGYPVIIKAAGGGGGRGMRVVHKEEDLISSAKLTRNEAGAAFGNPMVYLEKFLTNPRHVEVQVLSDGQGNAIHLGDRDCSLQRRHQKVLEEAPAPGIDEKARQEVFARCVQACVEIGYRGAGTFEFLYEDGNFYFIEMNTRVQVEHPVSEMVTGIDIVKEMLSIAAGNKLSFTQDDVVIRGHSLECRINAEDPRKFVPSPGTVKHFHAPGGNGVRVDSHLYSGYTVPPNYDSLIGKLITYGKDRDEAMARMRNALDEIIVDGIKTNVPLHRDLVRDEAFCKGGVNIHYLEHKLADQA; this is encoded by the coding sequence ATGTTGGAAAAAGTTCTGATCGCCAACCGCGGCGAAATCGCCCTGCGGATCCTGCGTGCGTGCAAGGAGCTGGGCATCAAGACCGTCGCCGTCCACTCCACGGCCGACCGCGAGCTGATGCACCTGGGCCTGGCTGACGAGTCCGTGTGCATCGGCCCGGCGCCGTCCAAGGATTCCTACCTGCACATCCCGGCGATCATCGCCGCGGCCGAAGTGACCGGCGCCACTGCCATCCACCCAGGCTATGGCTTCCTGGCGGAAAACGCCGACTTCGCCGAGCAGGTCGAGAAATCCGGCTTCGCCTTCATCGGCCCGAAAGCGGACACCATCCGCCTGATGGGCGACAAGGTGTCGGCCAAGGACGCCATGATCAAGTCGGGCGTCCCGACCGTGCCAGGTTCCGACGGCCCGCTGCCGGAAGACGAAGACGCTGCGCTGGCCATCGCCCGCGAAGTCGGCTATCCGGTGATCATCAAGGCCGCCGGTGGCGGTGGTGGTCGCGGCATGCGTGTGGTGCACAAGGAAGAGGACCTGATTTCCTCGGCCAAGCTGACCCGCAACGAAGCCGGCGCCGCCTTCGGCAACCCGATGGTCTACCTGGAGAAGTTCCTGACCAACCCACGTCACGTGGAAGTGCAGGTCCTGTCCGATGGCCAGGGCAACGCCATTCACCTGGGCGACCGTGACTGCTCGTTGCAGCGTCGCCACCAGAAGGTCCTCGAAGAAGCGCCGGCCCCCGGCATCGACGAGAAGGCCCGCCAGGAAGTCTTCGCCCGCTGCGTGCAGGCCTGCGTCGAGATCGGCTACCGCGGTGCGGGGACCTTCGAGTTCCTGTACGAAGACGGCAACTTCTACTTCATCGAGATGAACACCCGCGTACAGGTGGAGCATCCGGTGTCGGAGATGGTCACCGGGATCGACATCGTCAAGGAGATGCTGAGCATCGCCGCTGGCAACAAGCTGTCGTTCACCCAGGACGACGTGGTCATCCGCGGTCACTCGCTGGAGTGCCGGATCAACGCCGAAGACCCGCGCAAGTTCGTCCCGAGCCCTGGCACCGTCAAGCACTTCCACGCGCCAGGCGGCAACGGCGTGCGGGTCGATTCGCACCTGTACAGCGGCTACACGGTTCCGCCGAACTACGACTCGCTGATCGGCAAGCTGATCACCTACGGCAAGGACCGCGACGAAGCCATGGCGCGCATGCGCAATGCCCTGGACGAGATCATCGTCGACGGCATCAAGACCAACGTCCCGCTGCACCGGGACCTGGTGCGCGACGAAGCCTTCTGCAAGGGCGGCGTCAACATCCACTACCTCGAACACAAACTGGCTGACCAGGCGTGA
- the purH gene encoding bifunctional phosphoribosylaminoimidazolecarboxamide formyltransferase/inosine monophosphate cyclohydrolase (involved in de novo purine biosynthesis) has translation MTDQTTRLPIRRALISVSDKTGILEFARELQQLGVEILSTGGTYKLLKDNGVDAVEVADYTGFAEMMDGRVKTLHPKIHGGILGRRGTDDAIMAEHGIQPIDLVAVNLYPFEATIAKPGCDLPTAVENIDIGGPTMVRSAAKNHKDVAIVVNASDYASVIDGLKAGGLTYAQRFDLMLKAFEHTAAYDGMIANYMGTIDQSRETLATDARSEFPRTFNSQFVKAQEMRYGENPHQSAAFYVEAKKGEASISTAVQLQGKELSFNNVADTDAALECVKSFTKPACVIVKHANPCGVAVALDAEGGIRQAYELAYATDSESAFGGIIAFNRELDGATAQAIVERQFVEVIIAPSISQAARDVVATKQNVRLLECGQWPAERAAGWDFKRVNGGLLVQSRDNGMITADDLKIVTRRAPTEQEIHDLVFAWKVAKFVKSNAIVYAKNRQTIGVGAGQMSRVNSARIAAIKAEHAGLQVQGAVMASDAFFPFRDGIDNAAKVGISAVIQPGGSMRDAEVIAAADEAGIAMVFTGMRHFRH, from the coding sequence ATGACCGACCAGACTACCCGCCTGCCGATCCGCCGCGCCTTGATCAGCGTCTCCGACAAGACCGGTATCCTCGAATTCGCTCGTGAACTGCAACAGCTGGGCGTCGAGATCCTGTCGACCGGCGGCACCTACAAGCTGCTCAAGGACAATGGCGTCGACGCGGTGGAAGTGGCCGATTACACCGGCTTCGCCGAAATGATGGACGGCCGGGTCAAGACCCTGCACCCGAAGATCCACGGTGGCATCCTCGGCCGCCGCGGCACCGACGATGCCATCATGGCCGAGCACGGCATCCAGCCGATCGACCTGGTGGCCGTCAACCTCTACCCTTTCGAAGCGACCATCGCCAAGCCAGGCTGTGACCTGCCGACGGCGGTCGAGAACATCGACATCGGCGGCCCGACCATGGTCCGCTCGGCGGCCAAGAACCACAAGGACGTGGCCATCGTGGTCAACGCCAGCGACTACGCCAGCGTGATCGACGGCCTCAAGGCCGGTGGCCTGACCTACGCCCAGCGCTTCGACCTGATGCTCAAGGCATTCGAGCACACCGCCGCCTACGACGGCATGATCGCCAACTACATGGGCACCATCGACCAGTCCCGCGAGACCCTGGCCACCGACGCGCGCAGCGAGTTCCCGCGCACCTTCAACAGCCAGTTCGTCAAGGCGCAGGAAATGCGCTACGGCGAGAACCCGCACCAGAGCGCGGCGTTCTACGTCGAGGCCAAGAAGGGCGAAGCCAGCATCTCCACCGCCGTGCAGCTGCAAGGCAAGGAACTGTCGTTCAACAACGTGGCCGACACCGACGCCGCGCTGGAATGCGTGAAGAGCTTCACCAAGCCGGCCTGCGTGATCGTCAAGCACGCCAACCCCTGCGGCGTGGCCGTTGCCCTGGACGCCGAAGGCGGCATTCGCCAGGCCTACGAGCTGGCCTACGCCACCGACAGCGAGTCGGCGTTCGGCGGTATCATCGCCTTCAACCGCGAGTTGGACGGCGCCACCGCCCAGGCCATCGTCGAGCGTCAGTTCGTCGAAGTGATCATCGCCCCGAGCATCTCCCAGGCCGCCCGCGACGTGGTCGCCACCAAGCAGAACGTGCGCCTGCTCGAGTGCGGCCAGTGGCCGGCCGAGCGTGCCGCCGGCTGGGACTTCAAGCGGGTCAACGGTGGCCTGCTGGTGCAGAGCCGCGACAACGGCATGATCACCGCCGACGACCTGAAGATCGTCACCCGTCGTGCCCCGACCGAGCAGGAGATCCACGACCTGGTGTTCGCCTGGAAAGTGGCCAAGTTCGTCAAGTCCAATGCCATCGTCTACGCCAAGAACCGCCAGACCATCGGTGTCGGCGCCGGTCAGATGAGCCGCGTCAACTCCGCCCGTATCGCCGCCATCAAGGCCGAGCACGCCGGGCTGCAGGTGCAGGGTGCGGTCATGGCCTCGGACGCGTTCTTCCCGTTCCGCGACGGCATCGACAATGCGGCCAAGGTCGGCATCAGCGCCGTGATCCAGCCAGGCGGCTCGATGCGTGACGCCGAAGTGATCGCCGCGGCCGACGAAGCGGGTATCGCCATGGTATTTACCGGCATGCGCCACTTCCGCCACTGA